CGTCGCCTCGAGCTCCTCCGCGAGCTGGCCGACCGCGGCAGCGTGGGCGCCGTCGCCCGCGCCGCCGGCCGCACCCCCTCCGCCGTCTCGCAGCAGCTCAAGGTGCTCGAGCGCGAGGCCGGCGTGCCGCTCACCGAGCGCTCCGGTCGCGGGATCGTGCTGACCGACGCCGGCCGCGCGCTCGCCCGGACCGCGACCGACATCGCCGTCGCGGTCGCCCGCGCCGAGGCGCTGTGGGAGGACTTCCGGCACCAGCCGTCCGGCGAGGTCACGCTCGCCACGTTCCCCACCGCGGCGCAGATGCTGCTGCCCGGGCTCCTCGACCGCGTCGCCGGGATCCCGGACCTCACGCTGCGGGCCAGCGACCGGGATCCGGCGTCCCGCGCGTTCGCCGACCTCACCGCCGACTTCGACGTCGTCCTCGCGCACTCGCTCGCGGGCGCCGGCACCTGGCGCGGTCTCGGCCTCGTGATCGTGCCGCTCATGGTGGAGCCGCTCGACGTCGCCATGCCCGCGGACCACCGCCTCGCCGGACGGACCTCGGTGAGCCCGGCGGACCTCAGCGGGGAGCCGTGGATCGGGGTGCCGCAGGGGCTGCCC
The genomic region above belongs to Clavibacter phaseoli and contains:
- a CDS encoding LysR family transcriptional regulator gives rise to the protein MDIRRLELLRELADRGSVGAVARAAGRTPSAVSQQLKVLEREAGVPLTERSGRGIVLTDAGRALARTATDIAVAVARAEALWEDFRHQPSGEVTLATFPTAAQMLLPGLLDRVAGIPDLTLRASDRDPASRAFADLTADFDVVLAHSLAGAGTWRGLGLVIVPLMVEPLDVAMPADHRLAGRTSVSPADLSGEPWIGVPQGLPFDRILLDIEQAVGAPARVVQRFSDTRITESLVASGHGIALLPRYTAGEHDGVVVKRLSGVASKRHLHVLLRPDRAERPSVRAVVDALREEARAVDARFSGNG